A single region of the Moorena sp. SIOASIH genome encodes:
- a CDS encoding transposase, whose product MITLTYEYKLIPSQEQIAIIQDMLTVCRKVWNYALRERKDWYKSRKCLVNCCSLQQEYIIPVDAPYPSYKLQAGNLTKAKKNNPQLKKTNAQVLQQVLKTLERAFNNMKLRGYGFPRFKNNRMRSFVFPQFKANPVVNDWIKLPQIGLVRMRLSRPIPEGFKIKQVRIVRRASGYFAMLSLQSEVSIPDTPAWGHPLGIDVGLDKFLATSDNELIERPRFLSELHSKLKLLQRRLKFKKKGSANKHKLNHKIARLHQKISDTRKDFHFKLAHHLCDQAGMIFVEDLDFRTWAKGMLGKHTLDASFGQFFNILAWVCWKRGVYLDKVDYRFASQICPNCGTHTGKKNLSERIHKCPECQYEINRNVAAAKVICQRGITAVGQIVEKIDCVGGLSGVGNNLDKCLRSSKPRS is encoded by the coding sequence ATGATTACACTAACCTACGAATACAAGTTAATCCCCTCCCAAGAACAAATCGCCATCATTCAAGATATGTTGACGGTCTGTAGAAAAGTATGGAATTATGCTTTGAGGGAAAGAAAAGACTGGTACAAAAGTAGGAAATGTTTAGTTAACTGTTGTTCATTACAACAAGAATATATAATTCCAGTAGATGCACCATATCCCAGCTATAAATTACAAGCCGGTAATCTAACTAAAGCTAAGAAGAACAATCCCCAGCTCAAGAAAACTAATGCTCAAGTTTTACAGCAAGTCTTGAAGACTTTAGAACGAGCATTTAACAATATGAAATTAAGAGGATACGGTTTCCCTCGATTTAAAAATAATCGAATGCGTTCTTTTGTCTTTCCTCAGTTCAAGGCTAATCCAGTTGTTAATGATTGGATTAAACTTCCGCAGATTGGATTGGTAAGGATGAGATTGTCGCGACCAATTCCAGAGGGGTTTAAAATCAAACAAGTCAGGATAGTTAGACGGGCTAGCGGCTATTTTGCAATGTTGTCTTTACAAAGTGAAGTCAGTATTCCTGATACGCCAGCATGGGGTCATCCCCTGGGAATTGATGTTGGCTTAGATAAGTTTTTAGCAACTTCTGATAATGAGTTAATAGAACGCCCTAGATTCTTGAGTGAACTACACAGTAAGCTGAAATTGCTACAACGTAGATTAAAATTCAAGAAAAAAGGGTCGGCAAATAAACATAAACTCAACCACAAAATCGCCAGACTTCATCAAAAAATCTCAGATACTCGAAAAGATTTTCACTTCAAGTTAGCACATCATCTGTGTGACCAAGCTGGCATGATATTTGTTGAGGACTTAGATTTTAGAACTTGGGCAAAAGGAATGTTAGGTAAACATACTCTTGATGCAAGTTTTGGTCAGTTCTTCAATATCCTGGCTTGGGTTTGTTGGAAACGAGGGGTATATTTGGACAAGGTTGACTACAGATTTGCCAGTCAAATTTGTCCGAATTGTGGCACACATACAGGCAAAAAAAACTTGTCTGAACGTATCCACAAATGCCCCGAATGCCAGTACGAGATTAACAGAAATGTTGCAGCTGCAAAAGTGATTTGTCAACGTGGTATCACTGCGGTCGGGCAGATCGTGGAAAAAATTGACTGTGTAGGCGGGCTGTCCGGGGTTGGTAACAACCTAGATAAGTGCTTGAGAAGCAGTAAACCCAGATCGTGA
- a CDS encoding TauD/TfdA family dioxygenase: MLLVVEKKTNMNKVLKKEFQVKSVSLSGKNVEIVWQDNCQSSFDVNWLQMSTRSSKKFSADSYEYTDCPIYNTFQEVAVDKVQLSNNKILIDLGSGIEEIDASWLRAQDATISYSLPAFEEKVQWSNSFSILEHSYDEAIESNQWISDLDKFGIVKIKGVSPDDLEEKLDKITKKVGVLRRRFHPTDINVIEPKPNNISLDKAYTGGTLEYHTDAPYYDLPPKIAFLACKKLEGEPPINYFCDGFKAASELKETHKEAYNILSTYLVNLARRRLRSHQEDSSIEHSLYSWDTHTLTNIIVTNGFGEPEIIRIHSRSFSGFTSDYSGIQIKKFIEAYGSFIDLIKQDRFNVQMKLEPGNIVIIDNHRLVHARSKIQGNTARMIYSCYIDEYIWNSRLRFLLGERAEMDDVWLRGCTIDQLKILANRWE, from the coding sequence ATGTTACTCGTTGTTGAAAAAAAAACTAACATGAACAAAGTCCTAAAGAAAGAATTCCAAGTTAAATCTGTATCATTATCTGGTAAAAATGTAGAAATAGTTTGGCAGGATAATTGCCAGAGTTCATTTGACGTGAATTGGTTACAAATGTCCACACGAAGCAGTAAAAAATTTTCTGCTGACTCATATGAATATACTGACTGCCCAATATATAATACATTTCAAGAAGTTGCTGTGGATAAAGTTCAACTAAGCAACAATAAAATTTTGATTGATTTAGGAAGTGGTATAGAGGAAATCGATGCTTCTTGGTTACGTGCTCAAGATGCTACTATATCGTATTCTTTACCGGCTTTCGAGGAGAAAGTTCAATGGTCTAACTCATTTAGTATCCTAGAACATTCATACGATGAGGCAATTGAATCCAATCAGTGGATTAGTGACTTAGATAAGTTTGGTATAGTAAAAATTAAAGGTGTAAGTCCAGATGATCTAGAGGAAAAACTTGACAAAATTACTAAGAAAGTCGGTGTGTTACGGAGAAGATTCCACCCTACAGATATTAACGTAATAGAACCAAAACCTAATAACATAAGCCTAGATAAAGCATATACTGGTGGAACTCTTGAGTATCATACCGATGCTCCTTATTATGATTTACCGCCCAAAATAGCATTTCTTGCCTGTAAAAAACTTGAAGGAGAGCCTCCCATAAATTACTTCTGCGATGGGTTTAAAGCTGCATCTGAATTGAAAGAAACACACAAAGAGGCTTATAATATTCTTTCAACATACTTGGTAAACTTAGCAAGACGACGCTTGCGCTCTCATCAAGAAGATAGTAGCATTGAGCATTCTCTTTACTCTTGGGATACCCATACATTAACCAACATAATTGTTACAAATGGCTTTGGCGAACCAGAGATTATAAGAATTCACTCAAGAAGCTTTTCAGGATTTACTTCAGATTATTCTGGAATACAAATCAAGAAATTTATTGAAGCTTACGGTAGTTTTATAGATTTAATTAAACAAGACAGATTTAATGTTCAAATGAAACTTGAACCAGGAAACATAGTTATCATTGATAACCACCGTCTAGTTCATGCACGCTCTAAAATTCAAGGTAATACAGCTAGGATGATATATTCCTGTTATATAGATGAATACATCTGGAACAGTAGATTAAGATTCCTCTTAGGGGAAAGAGCGGAAATGGATGATGTTTGGCTTAGAGGATGCACAATTGACCAGCTAAAAATATTAGCAAATCGCTGGGAATAA